In Astatotilapia calliptera chromosome 16, fAstCal1.2, whole genome shotgun sequence, one genomic interval encodes:
- the cdk5r2b gene encoding cyclin-dependent kinase 5 activator 1, with protein MGTVLSISPATKKASIMDAEVAGDGGKNDKSLKRHSMFVSLSWKKLVASSAKKSAKKVTPNPLPTRELPSSQVAQLNSENVRKTHQTEEKKPKAPIPVPVPTVPTQNSESVVQNGRLSSVQKQPSSVSLVSPRRIVIQASTGELLRCLGDFLCRRCYKLKQLSSGEVILWFRNIDRTLLLQGWQDQGFITPANVVFVYLLCEDTISDSADSPAELQGTFQTCLYLAYSYMGNEISYPLKPFMNETNKDVFWETSLRIINRMSAKMLQLNADPHFFTEVFQDLKNQRDSSESNLDR; from the coding sequence ATGGGAACCGTTCTCTCTATATCTCCCGCGACCAAGAAGGCGTCGATCATGGATGCCGAGGTCGCAGGAGACGGAGGGAAAAACGACAAGAGCCTCAAACGCCACTCAATGTTCGTGTCTCTGTCCTGGAAGAAGCTGGTGGCTAGTTCGGCCAAGAAGAGCGCAAAGAAAGTGACCCCGAACCCGCTGCCCACTCGAGAGCTGCCGTCCAGCCAGGTGGCTCAGCTCAACAGCGAAAACGTAAGGAAAACGCACCAGACCGAAGAGAAGAAACCGAAAGCGCCCATCCCCGTCCCGGTGCCCACGGTCCCCACGCAGAACAGCGAGTCTGTCGTGCAGAACGGGAGGCTGTCCTCGGTCCAGAAGCAGCCCAGCAGCGTGTCTCTGGTGTCACCCAGGCGGATAGTCATCCAGGCTTCAACCGGCGAGCTGCTTCGCTGTTTGGGGGACTTCTTGTGCCGCAGGTGTTACAAACTGAAACAGTTAAGCAGCGGAGAGGTGATCCTCTGGTTCCGAAACATTGACCGGACTCTTTTGCTCCAGGGCTGGCAGGACCAAGGCTTCATCACGCCGGCCAACGTGGTGTTCGTGTACCTGCTGTGCGAAGACACGATATCGGACAGCGCCGACAGCCCAGCCGAGCTGCAGGGCACCTTTCAGACTTGCCTCTACCTCGCCTACTCGTACATGGGCAACGAGATCTCCTATCCGCTCAAGCCGTTCATGAACGAGACGAACAAGGACGTTTTCTGGGAGACATCGCTCCGGATCATCAACAGGATGAGTGCCAAAATGCTTCAGCTGAATGCAGACCCACACTTTTTCACCGAGGTTTTCCAGGACCTCAAAAACCAGCGCGACAGCAGCGAGTCGAACCTGGACCGCTGA